The following proteins are co-located in the Echinicola sp. 20G genome:
- the mazG gene encoding nucleoside triphosphate pyrophosphohydrolase produces the protein MSEISSRAQQLEAFDRLLTIMDELREQCPWDRKQTIESLRHLTIEETFELSDAIIDNDLEEIKKELGDILLHIVFYARIGSEKKAFDISTVIDSLCEKLIRRHPHIYGDTKVEDEEAVKQNWEKIKLKEKGNKSVLGGVPRSLPALIKAMRIQEKARGVGFDWEEKHQVWEKVEEEMQEFRAEFNAVDDASIDKDKATGEFGDLLFSLINYARFIDINPEEALEKTNKKFIHRFQYLEEAARKSGKKIEDMSLAEMDVYWNEAKKK, from the coding sequence ATGTCTGAAATTTCCTCCCGAGCACAGCAGTTAGAAGCTTTTGACCGACTCCTGACCATCATGGATGAACTAAGGGAGCAATGTCCTTGGGACCGAAAACAAACCATTGAAAGTCTTCGTCACCTTACTATTGAGGAGACCTTCGAACTGTCAGATGCTATCATTGACAATGATCTGGAGGAAATAAAAAAAGAATTGGGCGACATCCTATTGCATATCGTATTTTATGCTCGGATAGGTTCCGAAAAAAAAGCTTTTGATATCAGCACTGTCATTGACAGCCTTTGCGAAAAATTGATCCGAAGACATCCTCATATTTATGGCGATACCAAAGTAGAGGATGAGGAAGCCGTCAAGCAAAATTGGGAAAAAATCAAGCTTAAAGAAAAAGGCAATAAAAGTGTCTTGGGGGGAGTACCCAGGTCTTTGCCGGCATTGATCAAAGCCATGCGCATCCAAGAAAAAGCCAGAGGTGTAGGCTTTGACTGGGAAGAGAAACATCAGGTATGGGAAAAAGTAGAGGAAGAGATGCAGGAATTTAGAGCCGAATTTAATGCGGTCGATGATGCATCTATTGACAAAGATAAGGCAACTGGAGAGTTCGGAGATTTACTTTTTTCCTTAATCAATTACGCCCGTTTCATTGACATCAACCCAGAGGAAGCCTTGGAAAAAACCAATAAAAAATTCATCCACCGCTTTCAGTACTTAGAAGAAGCGGCCCGCAAGTCAGGAAAGAAAATTGAAGACATGAGCCTTGCGGAGATGGATGTTTATTGGAATGAAGCCAAAAAAAAATAA
- a CDS encoding chloride channel protein produces the protein MAKTDIITRFLIWRLKHISTKNFVMILSGVIGILTGLAAVILKESVHFIQHWLIEGFHIEYANFFFIIYPLIGIFLTYIVGKYIVKDYGGHGIPEILYNISKKNSIIPKVKMYSRVFTSCLTVGLGGSVGLEAPIVVTGSAIGSNSGQLMHLNAKKRNILIGCGAAGGISAIFGSPIGGVIFAIEVILMEVNVGAFIPLLIASVMGSLTTMVLIGNDAIFSFNLTGEFIAAHTPYYLMLGVITGLISVYFIKSVLKTENFLESFTNPWLKILCGGAVLGLMIFFFPPIYGEGYNTLNSLIAGDPFVLLNRSPFFSEINNSYFILIYLLLIIFAKPIAAALTIGSGGSGGIFAPSLYVGGLTGFLFAYANNFFGVYIPIPLAHFTLVAMCGVMSGVQHAPLSAIFLIAEVTGGYELFVPLMLVSAISLATTNYFDKNSLYKNQLLEQGKHIPETKDEEVLGLIDIRRIMEKDLLPIHPDALLKDLCGLVKLSKRNIFPVVDEKGNLNGIVTLDDIRDIMFDKHKQEETHIRKLMHSPPDTIQPSESMRGVMDKFEKSGAWNLPVVDNGRYLGFISKSRIFNAYRTRLIRQQKD, from the coding sequence TTGGCAAAAACAGATATAATTACCCGGTTTTTAATCTGGAGGCTTAAACATATCAGCACCAAGAATTTTGTGATGATTCTTAGTGGGGTGATCGGTATTCTTACTGGTTTGGCTGCAGTGATCCTCAAGGAATCCGTTCATTTCATCCAACATTGGCTGATTGAAGGCTTCCATATCGAGTATGCCAACTTTTTCTTCATCATCTATCCGCTGATCGGCATCTTCCTTACCTACATCGTCGGGAAATATATTGTCAAGGATTATGGTGGACATGGTATTCCCGAAATACTTTATAATATCTCAAAGAAAAACAGCATTATCCCAAAGGTGAAGATGTATAGCAGGGTTTTTACATCATGCTTGACAGTTGGACTTGGGGGATCTGTTGGTTTGGAGGCCCCGATTGTGGTGACAGGATCTGCCATAGGTTCCAATTCCGGCCAATTGATGCACCTTAATGCCAAAAAAAGAAATATTCTGATCGGCTGTGGTGCTGCAGGTGGCATTTCTGCTATATTCGGCTCTCCTATCGGAGGTGTCATATTTGCCATAGAAGTAATCTTAATGGAAGTGAATGTGGGCGCTTTCATTCCATTGCTGATTGCATCTGTGATGGGCTCTTTGACCACAATGGTATTGATTGGCAATGATGCCATTTTTTCTTTTAACCTTACTGGAGAGTTTATTGCCGCGCATACTCCCTACTACCTGATGTTGGGAGTCATTACAGGCTTGATCTCTGTTTACTTCATCAAGTCTGTTCTCAAGACCGAAAACTTCCTTGAAAGCTTTACCAACCCTTGGCTAAAGATTCTATGTGGGGGTGCTGTTTTAGGTTTGATGATTTTCTTCTTTCCCCCTATTTATGGTGAAGGCTACAACACGCTGAATTCATTGATAGCAGGCGATCCATTTGTATTGTTGAATAGAAGCCCTTTCTTTTCGGAGATTAACAACTCCTACTTTATACTGATTTATTTGCTATTGATCATTTTTGCGAAGCCCATTGCTGCAGCACTGACGATAGGCAGCGGCGGTAGCGGGGGGATTTTTGCCCCTTCACTTTATGTGGGTGGACTTACAGGCTTTCTTTTTGCCTATGCCAATAATTTCTTTGGGGTTTACATTCCCATCCCCTTGGCCCACTTTACACTGGTGGCCATGTGCGGCGTGATGAGTGGTGTTCAGCATGCACCCTTGTCAGCCATATTCTTAATTGCTGAAGTAACTGGCGGCTATGAGCTTTTTGTACCCTTGATGCTGGTATCTGCTATTTCCCTGGCCACGACCAATTATTTTGACAAAAATTCTCTTTACAAAAACCAACTGCTGGAACAAGGAAAACATATTCCTGAAACAAAGGATGAGGAGGTTTTAGGCTTGATTGACATTAGGAGAATTATGGAAAAGGACTTGCTTCCAATCCATCCAGACGCACTCCTTAAGGACCTATGTGGTCTGGTAAAGCTTTCCAAAAGAAATATTTTTCCTGTGGTGGATGAAAAAGGCAACCTCAACGGAATAGTGACTTTGGATGACATTAGGGACATTATGTTTGACAAGCATAAACAAGAGGAAACCCATATCAGAAAACTCATGCACAGCCCTCCTGACACCATCCAACCTTCTGAAAGCATGAGGGGTGTAATGGACAAATTCGAAAAGTCTGGTGCATGGAACCTACCAGTGGTAGATAATGGAAGATATTTAGGCTTCATCAGTAAGTCCAGAATTTTCAACGCCTACCGAACCAGACTCATCAGGCAGCAAAAAGATTAG
- a CDS encoding Fur family transcriptional regulator: protein MAEKSVVEKAKKIFENFLQRHGSRKTPERFSVIDELYALPQDEHIDVEGLFLLMRNKGYSISRATIYNTLDLLVECGLAVKHQFKDKVALYEQALTYKHHDHHVCNQCRKIREFSDERINLIKEAMGKEFSSAITSHSLVLYGDCQIPDCKNLKLV, encoded by the coding sequence ATGGCAGAGAAGTCGGTTGTAGAAAAAGCAAAAAAAATATTTGAGAACTTTTTGCAAAGGCATGGTAGCAGAAAGACCCCAGAAAGGTTTTCGGTTATCGATGAATTATATGCCTTGCCTCAAGATGAACATATTGATGTTGAAGGGCTTTTTCTTTTGATGAGAAATAAGGGCTACTCGATTAGTCGCGCCACCATCTATAATACCCTGGATCTTTTAGTAGAGTGTGGACTTGCTGTCAAACACCAGTTTAAGGACAAGGTGGCACTATATGAGCAGGCATTGACCTATAAGCACCATGATCATCATGTTTGCAACCAGTGCCGTAAGATCCGTGAATTCTCTGATGAGCGGATCAACTTGATCAAAGAGGCCATGGGCAAGGAGTTTTCTTCAGCAATTACCAGCCACTCTTTGGTCCTCTATGGGGATTGTCAGATTCCTGATTGTAAAAATTTGAAATTGGTCTAA
- a CDS encoding aspartyl protease family protein codes for MLTKRLLLLSVLFLTGAQLWAQIPGFFMKEEKNSVNLPFFDYNNLIIMPIAINNGPELNFLIDTGVKSNILFSKTVGDELGLYYTRTLNLMGADGKTVLTALVSPNNHFNMGPVEGIVQAVLVLEEDFLELERVIGIPVHGIIGYEFFKFNPIKIDYDSNILTFYHADKMNWRPFGYRKIDLSFDNYKPYVESTIKQIEGPEINGKLLIDTGANHGLLLNRETSDQIKLPPKRLQTDLGRSLGGDLFGYVGRVKKYSLGNLNFRRVITSYPDETEFSSIIIESGRLGSLGSEVLARMTFIIDYPRERLLFKKGAGFHHPFEYDMSGIKVRMTNVEEKRYYVSSVRENSPASKANIKPGDEILSINLLPVEYWDLAEINDLLKSEEGKEIIITVKRNIREIPVELDKTLMLQKQL; via the coding sequence ATGCTCACCAAAAGACTTTTACTTCTTTCCGTATTATTTTTGACGGGCGCTCAACTTTGGGCCCAGATTCCCGGATTTTTTATGAAGGAAGAAAAAAACAGTGTCAATCTCCCATTTTTCGATTACAACAACTTGATCATTATGCCCATTGCTATCAATAACGGGCCCGAGCTTAACTTCCTTATTGACACAGGCGTAAAATCCAATATTCTTTTCAGCAAAACTGTTGGCGATGAATTGGGACTCTATTACACCAGGACACTGAATTTAATGGGAGCAGACGGAAAAACAGTCCTTACCGCCCTTGTATCACCCAACAATCACTTTAACATGGGACCTGTAGAAGGAATTGTTCAAGCAGTATTAGTCCTTGAGGAGGATTTCTTGGAGTTGGAAAGAGTGATCGGTATACCGGTACATGGAATTATAGGTTATGAGTTTTTTAAATTTAATCCCATCAAGATAGATTACGATTCTAATATCTTGACTTTTTATCACGCTGATAAAATGAATTGGAGGCCTTTTGGCTACAGGAAGATTGATTTGTCTTTCGACAACTATAAGCCTTATGTGGAAAGTACTATTAAGCAAATCGAAGGGCCAGAAATAAACGGAAAGCTCTTGATCGACACTGGCGCCAATCATGGATTGCTTTTGAACCGTGAGACCTCAGACCAAATTAAACTTCCCCCCAAGAGGCTACAAACCGATTTGGGCAGATCCTTGGGAGGAGATCTTTTTGGCTATGTTGGAAGAGTAAAAAAATACTCTTTGGGCAATTTAAATTTCAGAAGGGTGATTACCTCCTATCCTGATGAGACAGAGTTTTCATCCATCATTATAGAGTCAGGCCGTTTGGGAAGCTTAGGTTCTGAAGTATTGGCCAGGATGACTTTTATTATAGACTATCCTAGGGAAAGGTTATTATTCAAAAAAGGGGCTGGTTTTCATCACCCTTTTGAATATGATATGAGTGGTATTAAAGTTCGTATGACCAATGTGGAAGAAAAAAGATATTATGTAAGTAGCGTAAGGGAAAACTCCCCGGCTTCAAAGGCAAACATCAAACCCGGTGACGAAATTCTATCTATCAATCTATTACCAGTTGAATATTGGGACCTTGCTGAAATAAATGATCTCCTTAAATCTGAAGAAGGAAAGGAAATTATTATTACGGTAAAAAGAAATATAAGGGAAATTCCTGTGGAATTGGATAAAACCCTAATGCTCCAAAAACAATTATAA
- a CDS encoding PAS domain-containing protein, which yields MIPQLEKPEIKNLWMIQLSTDLLFSSSLNKCPNRLQIGSALPNHFHNHYPHISEAVFQDFITNEKEGELDLQQNGQILEKKILFESEFCSLIVHAPPIGNRFQKFIFEQKDQMVQHNSRAIYYEHELGDSQIHWSGAYVDILGYPREEFTEVNIQRWVEMIHPEDLKHLKTGFEKDFKLDNPYDTFYRLKHKEGYYLYVQDIARVFVDEKTGKKIILGSITDISGLKNIEKKLLENRYTLNELSSIMPGMIYMFKKSPEGKYDFIFVSEGVKDIFGVTTKYFTQHFRKLKNRIHPDDLNIILETNKNASHSKTMEITFRIINPDETVKWVFCSSSLLKEQNGQDIWAGYILDISYTKKKEEEAKSNYLRYKQSFDNNPLAIFHYDKDGTILKVNNTLVKKANLENGEIILGKSIHDLYQHSSIYDTLLEGIESGSADYEGSFITHFSNTHFYIKLKITKLKFDNGFEAAFEDITEKDFVQCVMNDVATISAQFNDMDFFYELVKLLSKKLNLKYCLIGEYIPNGRSIQTTAIAKDGKIIPNFIYSLDNTPCETAISNYRREVVLISNGVAEQYPKDLFLQEENITSYCSTGINDKNGRKIGILVLADSKPMQNEEGIINIVSILSDRAGAELQRIQYEKILLESQQLYKSIAENFPRGTVDVLDKNFRYVYTEGSEYQKIGIDPKELIGTYHLMKYDAVTSLNAKKELDKVLLGQTVVYEIDFNGESYKKTGVPLINKQGEVDRILLVTQNISESKSAEEEREKLIKDLSSHNDELQRFAYIVSHNLRAPIVNITSLLDLLNEDNLADPNNVELIDSLKTSVAILNATLMDLIEVVSIKKEKIRKVETVNFESLINNIEKSLFKQLKEAKVKVKRDFAINEINYVHSHLENFFLNFMTNAIKYSHPERNTEIHIKTKMNGNNCIISFSDNGIGIDLEKYGDRIFGLYQRFHTHVEGKGLGLYLVREQIRSLDGDIHIKSEVGKGTTFTITIKNLPHPDQESIEFSQENTQ from the coding sequence ATGATCCCTCAGCTTGAAAAACCAGAAATCAAGAACCTTTGGATGATTCAGCTGAGCACTGATTTGCTTTTCAGCAGTAGTTTAAACAAATGCCCAAATAGGCTTCAAATCGGATCAGCTCTTCCCAATCATTTTCACAATCACTACCCGCACATTAGTGAAGCCGTTTTTCAAGACTTTATCACTAATGAAAAGGAAGGCGAATTAGACCTTCAGCAAAATGGCCAAATATTGGAGAAAAAAATTCTCTTTGAATCAGAATTTTGCTCCCTGATTGTTCATGCGCCCCCTATCGGAAACCGCTTCCAAAAGTTTATCTTCGAACAGAAGGACCAAATGGTCCAACATAACTCCAGGGCTATTTATTACGAGCACGAATTGGGAGATAGCCAAATTCACTGGAGTGGGGCCTATGTCGATATATTAGGATATCCAAGGGAAGAATTCACGGAAGTAAACATCCAAAGATGGGTGGAGATGATCCATCCAGAAGATTTAAAACATCTCAAAACTGGCTTCGAAAAGGATTTTAAGTTGGACAATCCATACGACACCTTCTACAGGCTAAAACATAAAGAGGGCTACTACCTTTATGTTCAAGACATCGCCAGGGTATTTGTCGATGAAAAAACTGGAAAAAAAATTATTCTTGGGAGTATTACTGACATCAGTGGGCTCAAAAACATCGAAAAAAAACTGCTTGAAAACCGATACACCTTAAATGAGCTTTCCAGCATCATGCCAGGAATGATTTATATGTTCAAGAAATCCCCAGAAGGCAAATATGATTTTATATTTGTAAGCGAAGGGGTCAAAGATATTTTCGGTGTCACCACTAAATATTTTACTCAACATTTCCGAAAGCTTAAAAATCGAATACATCCAGATGACCTTAATATTATCTTAGAGACAAACAAAAATGCCTCTCATTCCAAAACAATGGAAATAACTTTTAGGATCATCAATCCCGATGAAACTGTTAAGTGGGTATTTTGCTCTTCTAGCCTTTTGAAAGAACAAAATGGCCAAGACATTTGGGCAGGGTATATTCTGGATATTAGTTATACAAAGAAAAAAGAAGAAGAGGCCAAGTCCAATTACTTGCGTTATAAGCAGAGCTTTGACAACAATCCCTTGGCCATATTTCATTATGACAAAGACGGAACTATCCTGAAAGTCAACAACACTCTGGTAAAAAAGGCTAATCTAGAAAATGGTGAAATTATTCTTGGAAAAAGCATCCATGATCTCTATCAGCACTCTTCTATATATGATACATTATTAGAGGGGATTGAAAGTGGTTCTGCTGATTATGAAGGCTCATTTATCACGCATTTCTCTAACACGCATTTTTATATCAAACTCAAAATCACAAAGTTGAAATTTGATAATGGTTTTGAAGCAGCCTTTGAAGACATCACCGAAAAGGATTTTGTTCAGTGTGTAATGAACGATGTGGCCACTATTTCCGCCCAGTTTAATGATATGGATTTTTTTTATGAGTTGGTAAAGCTGCTATCAAAAAAATTGAATTTAAAGTATTGTCTAATCGGAGAGTATATCCCCAATGGTCGATCAATTCAAACCACTGCTATTGCCAAAGATGGTAAGATCATTCCGAATTTCATCTATTCATTAGATAATACTCCTTGCGAAACAGCAATCAGCAACTATAGAAGAGAAGTAGTCTTGATTTCAAATGGAGTGGCTGAACAGTATCCCAAAGATTTATTCCTGCAAGAAGAAAACATTACCTCCTATTGCTCTACAGGAATAAATGACAAAAATGGAAGAAAAATAGGCATACTTGTATTAGCCGATAGTAAGCCTATGCAAAATGAGGAAGGAATTATTAATATTGTTTCTATCCTCAGTGACCGAGCAGGTGCAGAACTTCAGCGTATTCAATATGAAAAGATACTTCTCGAATCACAGCAGCTTTATAAAAGCATCGCAGAAAACTTCCCTAGAGGGACAGTAGATGTGTTAGACAAAAACTTCAGGTACGTCTACACCGAAGGAAGTGAATACCAGAAAATAGGAATAGACCCTAAGGAACTTATTGGGACCTACCACTTGATGAAATATGATGCAGTGACTTCCCTTAATGCCAAAAAAGAATTGGACAAGGTTCTTTTGGGCCAAACTGTCGTATATGAAATTGACTTTAATGGAGAGAGCTATAAAAAAACAGGGGTACCGCTGATCAATAAACAAGGGGAAGTTGACCGCATCCTGCTGGTAACCCAAAACATTTCAGAATCCAAATCAGCAGAGGAAGAACGCGAAAAGCTCATCAAAGACCTTTCCAGCCACAATGATGAATTGCAGCGCTTTGCTTACATCGTCTCCCATAATCTTCGCGCACCAATCGTTAACATTACTTCCTTACTCGATTTGCTCAATGAAGACAATTTAGCAGACCCCAACAATGTAGAATTGATCGATAGCTTGAAAACCTCTGTCGCAATCCTCAATGCTACTTTAATGGATCTGATCGAGGTGGTGTCCATCAAGAAAGAAAAAATCAGAAAAGTAGAAACGGTCAACTTTGAAAGCTTAATCAATAACATAGAAAAGAGCCTTTTCAAACAGCTCAAAGAAGCCAAAGTAAAAGTTAAACGAGATTTTGCTATAAACGAGATTAACTATGTGCACAGTCATCTTGAAAATTTCTTTCTTAATTTCATGACCAATGCTATTAAGTACAGCCATCCAGAGCGAAATACAGAAATTCATATCAAGACTAAAATGAATGGCAATAATTGCATTATTAGCTTCTCTGACAATGGAATTGGCATCGACTTGGAGAAATATGGTGACCGAATTTTTGGATTGTATCAGCGTTTTCATACCCATGTAGAAGGCAAAGGACTAGGCCTATACCTTGTCAGGGAACAGATCCGCTCCCTAGATGGTGATATTCATATTAAAAGTGAAGTCGGCAAAGGAACCACCTTCACTATCACCATCAAAAACCTACCTCACCCCGACCAAGAAAGTATAGAATTCAGCCAAGAAAACACTCAATAA
- a CDS encoding LemA family protein, with the protein MKKAIIPILILVVVGIFVYTKAVGTYNQFVKTEETINGQWAEVETQYQRRADLIPNLVNTVKGYADFEKETLEGVINARAKATSVNINADELTPEKIAQFQEAQDQLSGSLSRLLVAVERYPDLKANQNFLDLQAQLEGTENRIAVARRNFNQSVQAYNSNLRTFPNNIFAGWYGFEKKGYFEASEGAENAPTVEF; encoded by the coding sequence ATGAAAAAAGCGATTATCCCCATTCTTATCCTCGTTGTCGTAGGTATTTTTGTCTACACCAAAGCAGTAGGCACCTACAACCAATTTGTGAAAACGGAAGAAACCATCAATGGTCAGTGGGCCGAGGTGGAAACTCAATACCAACGTCGCGCAGACCTGATCCCAAACTTGGTAAACACCGTTAAAGGTTATGCTGACTTTGAAAAAGAAACCCTTGAAGGCGTGATCAATGCCCGAGCCAAGGCTACTTCTGTCAACATCAATGCTGATGAACTGACCCCAGAAAAAATTGCCCAGTTCCAAGAAGCACAAGATCAGTTAAGCGGGAGCTTGAGCAGGCTTTTGGTAGCAGTGGAGCGTTATCCTGACCTGAAAGCCAACCAAAACTTCCTTGACCTTCAGGCCCAATTAGAAGGAACTGAAAACAGGATTGCAGTAGCCAGAAGAAATTTTAACCAATCAGTACAGGCCTACAATTCTAACCTAAGAACTTTCCCCAACAATATTTTTGCGGGATGGTATGGCTTTGAGAAAAAAGGTTACTTCGAAGCCTCTGAAGGGGCTGAAAACGCACCAACGGTAGAATTCTAA
- a CDS encoding TPM domain-containing protein codes for MAEKLFTKAEKDQIVAAIKAAELETSGEIQVHLENHCKGEVLDRAADVFAMLKMHKTKLRNGVLFYLAVEDHKLAILGDGGINNVVPDNFWESIKEAMIKHFKKEQFAEGLITGIRMSGEALKEHFPYDGDTDENELSDEISFG; via the coding sequence ATGGCCGAAAAATTATTTACCAAAGCAGAAAAAGACCAGATCGTCGCTGCCATCAAAGCAGCAGAACTGGAAACTTCCGGAGAAATACAAGTACACCTCGAAAATCACTGTAAAGGAGAAGTCTTGGACCGAGCAGCAGATGTCTTTGCCATGCTGAAAATGCACAAGACCAAACTTCGTAATGGTGTGCTTTTTTACCTTGCAGTAGAAGACCATAAGTTAGCCATCTTAGGAGACGGAGGAATCAATAATGTCGTTCCAGATAACTTTTGGGAAAGTATCAAAGAAGCCATGATCAAACACTTCAAAAAAGAACAATTTGCTGAAGGCTTGATCACCGGAATTCGCATGTCCGGCGAAGCGCTTAAGGAACACTTTCCGTATGATGGTGATACCGATGAAAATGAACTCTCCGATGAAATCTCCTTTGGATAA
- a CDS encoding YgcG family protein has translation MKSPLDNMHLKKTTLLTLFFLLIGQILLAQDDFPARPNPPKLVNDFTQTLSSSEQAALERKLVAYNDSTSTQITIVLLGSVGQYDISDYAFQLGDKWGIGQKEKDNGLLILAAMKDRKVFIATGYGLEGAVPDALARRIVDNVIVPAFKREAYYDGLDQATTMIIKLASGEYDAENVEKKGSHGRAIFFILFFVFIFVILPLLRNRNDNDNHMGGRGGGVDMFTTLMLMNLLGGGRRGGGGFGNFSGGGGSFGGGGGGFGGFGGGSFGGGGAGGSW, from the coding sequence ATGAAATCTCCTTTGGATAATATGCACTTGAAAAAAACTACTTTACTCACCCTTTTCTTCTTATTGATTGGCCAAATATTGCTGGCACAGGACGATTTTCCTGCTCGGCCTAACCCTCCCAAGCTGGTCAATGATTTCACCCAAACGCTTTCAAGTTCTGAACAAGCTGCTTTGGAAAGAAAACTGGTGGCATATAATGACAGCACCTCCACCCAAATTACCATAGTACTATTGGGCTCTGTAGGTCAATATGATATCAGTGACTACGCCTTCCAACTGGGGGACAAGTGGGGCATTGGTCAAAAGGAAAAGGACAATGGCCTGCTGATTTTGGCAGCCATGAAAGACAGAAAAGTATTTATTGCCACTGGTTATGGTTTGGAAGGCGCAGTTCCGGATGCTTTGGCCAGACGGATTGTGGACAATGTGATTGTTCCTGCCTTCAAGCGCGAAGCTTATTATGATGGACTTGACCAAGCAACTACCATGATCATCAAGTTGGCCAGTGGAGAATACGATGCAGAAAATGTAGAAAAGAAAGGTAGTCATGGCCGAGCCATTTTCTTCATTCTATTCTTCGTCTTTATCTTCGTCATCCTACCGCTTCTTCGAAACCGAAATGACAATGATAATCATATGGGCGGCCGAGGCGGTGGAGTGGACATGTTCACCACCCTAATGCTGATGAACCTGCTTGGTGGTGGCCGTAGAGGCGGTGGTGGATTTGGTAACTTCTCAGGCGGCGGTGGCAGCTTTGGAGGTGGTGGCGGAGGATTCGGCGGCTTTGGTGGCGGAAGCTTCGGCGGCGGCGGCGCTGGCGGCAGTTGGTAA
- a CDS encoding AraC family transcriptional regulator yields MKNTSLEDFYQEAAAFTGKDVKVLLPPGIHKEIGHFNVFDVAETIKGFKQKSVMPYNRWAYYKISLIIGKNRAEYADKVIQVKKNALLFGTPKVPYHWVPQDDNQAGSFCVFTDEFLLKNKSGVVLDELPIFKSGGYPIFEISDEIAAEIRLIFNKMKQEIASDYEFKYDLLRNYVLELIHYGQKLQPASTLHASQNASGRITSLFVELLERQFPIESPNQKLQLRTAKEYADRLAIHANHLNKVLKETTGKTTTELISSRLVQEAKILLKQTDWNVSEIAYSLGYEEVAHFSNFFKKQTTMAPLAYRS; encoded by the coding sequence ATCAAAAACACTTCTTTGGAAGATTTCTATCAGGAAGCAGCGGCATTTACCGGGAAAGATGTGAAGGTTCTTCTTCCCCCTGGAATCCATAAGGAGATAGGTCATTTCAATGTTTTTGATGTGGCTGAAACCATCAAAGGATTCAAGCAAAAATCAGTGATGCCCTATAACCGTTGGGCCTATTATAAGATCAGTTTGATCATCGGCAAAAACAGGGCGGAGTATGCGGACAAGGTGATCCAAGTCAAGAAAAATGCCTTGCTCTTTGGCACCCCAAAAGTCCCTTATCACTGGGTTCCTCAAGATGATAACCAAGCAGGAAGTTTTTGTGTTTTTACCGATGAGTTTTTACTCAAAAACAAAAGTGGAGTAGTCTTGGATGAGTTGCCCATTTTCAAGTCTGGAGGCTATCCCATTTTTGAAATCAGCGATGAAATTGCAGCAGAAATAAGACTGATTTTCAACAAGATGAAACAAGAAATTGCTTCAGATTATGAGTTTAAATATGACCTGCTTCGCAACTATGTCCTCGAGTTAATTCACTATGGACAAAAACTGCAGCCTGCCTCTACTTTGCATGCCAGCCAAAATGCTTCAGGGCGAATTACCTCATTATTTGTAGAACTCTTAGAACGCCAATTTCCCATCGAGTCCCCCAACCAAAAATTGCAGTTACGAACTGCCAAAGAATATGCCGACAGGTTGGCCATCCATGCCAATCACTTAAACAAGGTACTGAAAGAAACTACCGGAAAAACAACTACTGAGCTGATCAGTTCAAGGCTGGTACAGGAAGCCAAAATACTTTTAAAGCAAACCGATTGGAATGTCTCCGAAATTGCCTACAGTTTGGGTTATGAAGAAGTCGCTCACTTTTCCAACTTCTTTAAAAAGCAAACTACTATGGCTCCCCTGGCCTACCGCTCATAG